In one window of Haloprofundus halophilus DNA:
- a CDS encoding selenium-binding protein SBP56-related protein codes for MGSANKPQDSAQDHHADHDHHNHHDHHDHHDHHDHHDHRGPGYATPQAAIEESEPETVAYVPALYVGTDVDAPDFLAVVDLDPDSATYGEVTDRMEMPNKGDELHHFGWNACSSSCHVEGLDRRYLVVPGQRSSRIHIVDTDDPRHPEITKVIEPEEVFEYDLSAPHTVHCAPGGTIIVSMLGNADGELPGGFLELNEEFDIVGRWESPDQIEMNYDFWYQPRRNVMISSEWAAPKTYQPGFDPADVEAGNYGRRIHVWDWENRTVKQTLDLGEEGHLPLEVRFFHSPEGAGAFVGAALSSNVFYAYERDGEWAAEKVIDIEPREAEGMDDPAPGVITDLLLSMDDRYLFLSCWLHGEAHMYDVSDPMHPRLVDTLAVGGLFGEEAPVADRQLAAGPQMLQLSVDGERLYFTTSLYSTWDNQFFPEEAERGSVMLKADVDPRKGTMTLDEEFLVDFGEMPAGPARAHEIRWPDTDCTSDVWI; via the coding sequence ATGGGGAGTGCTAACAAACCACAAGATTCGGCGCAGGACCATCACGCAGATCACGACCACCACAACCACCACGACCACCACGACCACCACGACCACCACGACCACCACGACCACCGCGGTCCGGGCTATGCGACCCCGCAGGCCGCAATCGAGGAATCCGAACCCGAGACCGTCGCCTACGTTCCGGCGCTCTACGTCGGAACGGACGTCGACGCGCCGGACTTCCTCGCGGTCGTCGACCTCGACCCCGACTCGGCGACGTACGGCGAGGTCACGGACCGGATGGAGATGCCGAACAAGGGCGACGAGCTCCACCACTTCGGCTGGAACGCCTGTTCGTCCTCCTGCCACGTCGAGGGACTCGACCGACGGTATCTCGTCGTCCCGGGCCAGCGCTCTTCGCGGATCCACATCGTCGACACCGATGATCCGCGACACCCCGAAATCACGAAAGTGATCGAACCGGAGGAGGTGTTCGAGTACGACCTCTCCGCGCCCCACACAGTCCACTGCGCGCCCGGCGGCACGATTATCGTGAGCATGCTCGGCAACGCCGACGGCGAACTCCCGGGAGGGTTCCTCGAACTGAACGAGGAGTTCGACATCGTCGGTCGCTGGGAGTCGCCGGACCAGATAGAGATGAACTACGACTTCTGGTACCAACCCCGGCGCAACGTGATGATCTCCTCGGAGTGGGCCGCTCCGAAGACGTACCAGCCCGGCTTCGACCCGGCTGACGTCGAGGCCGGCAACTACGGCCGTCGCATCCACGTCTGGGACTGGGAGAACCGGACGGTGAAACAGACGCTCGACCTCGGCGAAGAGGGTCACCTTCCGCTCGAAGTTCGGTTCTTCCACTCGCCGGAGGGGGCCGGCGCGTTCGTCGGCGCGGCGCTCTCGTCGAACGTCTTCTACGCCTACGAGCGCGACGGCGAGTGGGCGGCCGAGAAAGTCATCGACATCGAACCGCGGGAGGCCGAGGGGATGGACGACCCCGCCCCCGGGGTTATCACCGACCTCCTCCTCTCGATGGACGACAGATACCTCTTCCTCTCGTGTTGGCTCCACGGCGAGGCCCACATGTACGACGTCTCGGACCCGATGCATCCGCGGCTGGTCGACACGCTCGCCGTCGGCGGTCTCTTCGGCGAGGAGGCCCCGGTCGCGGACCGCCAACTCGCCGCCGGGCCGCAGATGCTCCAGCTGTCGGTCGACGGCGAGCGACTGTACTTCACCACGTCGCTGTACTCGACGTGGGACAACCAGTTCTTCCCGGAGGAGGCCGAGCGCGGGTCGGTGATGTTGAAGGCGGACGTCGATCCCCGGAAGGGGACGATGACGCTCGACGAGGAGTTCCTCGTCGACTTCGGCGAGATGCCCGCCGGACCGGCGCGCGCCCACGAGATCCGCTGGCCGGACACGGACTGCACCAGCGACGTGTGGATATGA
- a CDS encoding 30S ribosomal protein S28e: MSAEESTNDSTSAEVIEIVGKTGMHGEAMQVKCRIREGSNQGRIITRNVLGPVREGDVLQLRETQRDADSIGGQ, from the coding sequence ATGAGCGCAGAAGAGAGTACCAACGACTCGACGTCCGCGGAGGTCATCGAGATCGTTGGCAAGACCGGGATGCACGGCGAGGCCATGCAGGTCAAATGCCGCATCCGCGAAGGCTCGAACCAGGGCCGCATCATCACGCGCAACGTGTTGGGTCCCGTCCGAGAGGGCGACGTGCTTCAGCTCCGCGAGACCCAGCGTGACGCGGACTCCATCGGAGGCCAGTAA
- a CDS encoding HemK2/MTQ2 family protein methyltransferase, which translates to MNDDEEQPETTRDSLADRRGVETHVYQPAEDSGLLAKAAVEHARGRTLEVGTGSGWVAAKVAAETDADVVASDLNPHACRQAKARADDLRDEGGDGFDVVRADLFSPFADGAFDTVLFNPPYLPTDPDNEWGDWMEVALSGGESGRELIDPFVDGVGRVLASGGQALLLVSSLSGYDEVVQRAESRGFDVDVAAEESYPFETLSILRLVG; encoded by the coding sequence GTGAACGACGACGAGGAACAACCGGAGACGACCCGCGACTCGCTGGCCGACCGACGCGGCGTCGAAACCCACGTGTATCAACCGGCGGAAGACTCGGGGCTGCTGGCGAAAGCCGCGGTCGAACACGCCCGCGGGCGGACGCTCGAAGTCGGCACCGGGTCGGGCTGGGTCGCCGCGAAAGTCGCCGCCGAGACCGACGCCGACGTCGTCGCCTCCGACCTCAACCCCCACGCCTGCCGGCAGGCGAAGGCGCGGGCGGACGACCTGCGAGACGAGGGGGGAGACGGGTTCGACGTCGTCCGCGCTGACCTCTTCTCGCCGTTCGCCGACGGCGCGTTCGACACGGTGCTGTTCAATCCTCCCTACCTCCCCACCGACCCCGACAACGAGTGGGGCGACTGGATGGAAGTCGCGCTGTCGGGCGGCGAGTCCGGCCGAGAGCTCATCGACCCGTTCGTCGACGGTGTCGGTCGAGTGCTCGCCTCGGGCGGGCAGGCACTCCTGCTCGTGAGCAGTCTCTCGGGCTACGACGAGGTGGTCCAGCGCGCCGAGAGCCGCGGATTCGACGTCGACGTCGCCGCCGAGGAGTCCTACCCCTTCGAGACGCTGTCGATTCTCCGACTCGTCGGCTGA
- a CDS encoding mechanosensitive ion channel family protein, with protein sequence MDNAWVLVAEEPSWRGLIPWLANAEPYPEAQILVTIVISVALLAFRRGAHEWAEDRGWNASELFVSGVVALVSTIGIVVLVGTWGLTRELRRAYATLDLTQMLPKVALAFILIGAAYALTGFIGRLIQRLAGTSDITEHQREILFRLTQVGIYSLVGLVVIGLMTNDIGNLLVGAGFLGIVVGMAARQTLGSVLAGFVLMFSRPFEIGDWVEIGDSEGIVTDISIVTTRLQTFAGEYVMIPNDDVSAKPIVNRTRKGRLRIEVDVGVDYDADADHAAEVAHEAVKGLDDVLTVPSPQVVLKEFGDSAVILGVRVWIDNPSARRKWRTRTAVISAVKSAYEEEGIDIPFPVRELMGRGPAGGLELAGESRSMQASADGGESAGPRENGGGENQ encoded by the coding sequence CCCCGAGGCGCAGATTCTCGTCACAATCGTCATCTCGGTGGCGCTGCTCGCGTTCAGACGCGGCGCGCACGAGTGGGCCGAGGACCGAGGGTGGAACGCTTCGGAGCTGTTCGTCTCGGGCGTCGTCGCGCTCGTCTCGACTATCGGCATCGTCGTCCTCGTCGGAACGTGGGGTCTGACGAGGGAGCTACGGCGAGCGTACGCGACCCTCGACCTGACGCAGATGCTCCCGAAAGTCGCGCTCGCGTTCATCCTCATCGGGGCCGCCTACGCGCTGACCGGGTTCATCGGCCGCCTCATCCAGCGACTCGCCGGGACGAGCGACATCACCGAACACCAGCGCGAGATCCTCTTTCGGCTGACGCAGGTCGGCATCTACTCGCTCGTCGGGCTGGTCGTCATCGGCCTCATGACCAACGACATCGGCAACCTGTTGGTCGGTGCCGGCTTTCTCGGCATCGTCGTCGGGATGGCCGCGCGCCAGACGCTCGGGTCGGTGCTGGCGGGGTTCGTGTTGATGTTCTCGCGCCCGTTCGAGATCGGCGACTGGGTCGAAATCGGCGACAGCGAGGGCATCGTCACCGACATCTCCATCGTGACGACCCGACTCCAGACGTTCGCGGGCGAGTACGTGATGATACCCAACGACGACGTGAGCGCGAAACCCATCGTCAACCGGACCCGGAAAGGCCGACTCCGCATCGAAGTCGACGTCGGTGTCGACTACGACGCGGACGCGGACCACGCCGCCGAAGTCGCGCACGAAGCCGTGAAGGGTCTCGACGACGTGCTGACGGTGCCGTCTCCGCAGGTCGTGCTCAAGGAGTTCGGCGACTCGGCGGTCATCCTGGGCGTCCGCGTCTGGATAGACAACCCCAGCGCGCGCCGCAAGTGGCGCACCCGGACGGCGGTCATCTCGGCGGTGAAGTCCGCCTACGAGGAGGAGGGTATCGACATCCCGTTCCCGGTGCGCGAACTGATGGGTCGGGGACCGGCGGGCGGTCTCGAACTCGCCGGAGAGTCGCGGTCGATGCAGGCCAGCGCCGACGGCGGCGAGAGCGCCGGCCCGAGAGAGAACGGCGGGGGTGAGAACCAGTGA
- a CDS encoding 2Fe-2S iron-sulfur cluster-binding protein produces the protein MTARVTLGWRDGREATVDAEPGETVLTAAERAGVALPFGCRTGACGTCTGRLRAGEVEYRRPPRALKERQRRRGYVLCCVAEPRTDCRLAVGADVQAELTENPWR, from the coding sequence GTGACCGCGAGAGTTACGCTGGGTTGGCGCGACGGGAGGGAAGCGACCGTCGACGCCGAACCCGGAGAGACGGTCCTGACCGCGGCCGAGCGTGCGGGCGTCGCGCTCCCGTTCGGCTGTCGGACCGGCGCGTGCGGGACGTGTACCGGCCGGTTGCGAGCGGGCGAGGTCGAGTACCGTCGTCCGCCGCGAGCGCTCAAGGAGCGACAGCGCCGGCGGGGATACGTGCTCTGTTGCGTCGCCGAACCGCGCACGGACTGCCGTCTCGCGGTCGGAGCCGACGTGCAGGCCGAACTAACGGAGAACCCGTGGCGGTGA
- the ndk gene encoding nucleoside-diphosphate kinase, whose translation MSHHDERTFVMVKPDGVQRGLIGDIVSRFEDRGLKLVAGKFMQIDEELAHEHYGEHEGKPFFDGLVEFITSGPVFAMVWEGADATRQVRRMMGETDPADSAPGTIRGDFGLDLGRNVIHGSDHEDEGANEREISLFFDDEELLDYERVDEQWLYEDEDH comes from the coding sequence ATGAGCCACCACGACGAGCGAACGTTCGTGATGGTCAAACCCGACGGCGTCCAGCGCGGCCTCATCGGCGACATCGTCTCCCGATTCGAGGACCGCGGCCTCAAACTCGTCGCCGGGAAGTTCATGCAGATCGACGAGGAGCTCGCCCACGAACACTACGGCGAGCACGAGGGCAAGCCGTTCTTCGACGGCCTCGTCGAGTTCATCACCTCCGGACCCGTCTTCGCGATGGTCTGGGAGGGCGCGGACGCGACCCGACAGGTCCGCCGCATGATGGGCGAGACCGACCCCGCCGACTCCGCGCCGGGCACCATCCGCGGTGACTTCGGCCTCGACCTCGGCCGGAACGTCATCCACGGCTCCGACCACGAGGACGAGGGCGCGAACGAACGCGAAATCAGCCTGTTCTTCGACGACGAGGAACTGCTCGACTACGAACGCGTCGACGAGCAGTGGCTCTACGAAGACGAAGACCACTAA
- a CDS encoding 50S ribosomal protein L24e: MPQNRDCDYCGADIEPGTGTMFVRTDGTVIHYCSSKCEKNADLGRESRDLEWTEAGGGAE, translated from the coding sequence ATGCCACAGAACCGAGACTGCGACTACTGCGGCGCGGACATCGAACCCGGAACGGGGACGATGTTCGTCCGCACCGACGGAACCGTCATCCACTACTGCTCCTCGAAGTGCGAGAAGAACGCCGACCTCGGCCGCGAATCCCGCGACTTGGAGTGGACCGAAGCCGGCGGAGGGGCCGAATGA
- the tmcA gene encoding tRNA(Met) cytidine acetyltransferase TmcA encodes MDVAALADRLRAEAERANERRLLVLAGDRDAGTDAAYTALDAAGIPDEDVTFVTSREGFRFERYAPNRASNLLGRTRKAVVLDAHEKFSPNALGQVVGAVDGGGLLVLLAPPLSVWPERRGWFDDHLAVPPFDLDDVGTRFRARLVGTLREHPGIAVVDVDSGTVERDGLTDPWPARPHDPPETPENAAFPEAVYESCLTDDQADAVAALEALADPGHAVVVEADRGRGKSSAAGIAAGALAAEGRDVLVTAPAFRNAREVFVRAAAVVESMGCRADAGDDDRRIETVTGGRVRFVPPVDAVDRLGEADGDGDHGGDNPDVVLVDEAAAFPVRLLSNVLDAPAVGFFTTVRGYEGAGRGFSVRFRDRLDDSEFEVSDVTLAEPIRYAGGDPLELWAFRALLLDARPPVDQLVADATTESVEYRAFDPDDLLADEHLLREVFGLLVLAHYRTEPNDLARLLDAPNLSVRALLHDGRVVSVALLAREGGLPESTRREMYEGQRVAGNMIPDVLTSQLRDEEAASPVGYRVLRIATHHAVRSRGLGSRLLADVRDEFDESADWLGVGYGATPELLSFWRENGYRTVHLSTTRNDTSGEYSAVMLHPLSASGRALAERHSRWFRDRAVGVLSDPLRDADADVVRATLGATGSGVDPTLSDHEWRVVVGASYGPGLYVAAPGAFRRLALAHLVEGIVDLSPRAERLLVRKVLQSHPWDVVADELDYVSTGQCMRALGAAFRPLVDRYGADEPVVAEERTRFSDGS; translated from the coding sequence ATGGACGTGGCCGCCCTCGCCGACCGCCTCCGCGCCGAGGCCGAGCGTGCGAACGAACGCCGGCTGCTCGTACTCGCGGGCGACCGCGACGCCGGCACCGACGCCGCTTACACCGCCCTCGACGCCGCCGGAATCCCCGACGAGGACGTAACCTTCGTCACCTCGCGCGAGGGGTTCAGATTCGAGCGCTACGCGCCGAACCGCGCTTCGAACCTCCTCGGCCGGACGCGAAAAGCCGTCGTACTCGACGCCCACGAGAAGTTCTCGCCGAACGCGCTCGGACAGGTCGTCGGTGCCGTCGACGGCGGCGGTCTCCTCGTCCTCCTCGCCCCGCCGCTGTCGGTGTGGCCCGAGCGCCGCGGCTGGTTCGACGACCACCTCGCGGTGCCGCCGTTCGACCTCGACGACGTGGGGACGCGGTTCCGGGCGCGACTCGTCGGGACGCTCCGCGAGCATCCGGGGATCGCAGTCGTCGACGTCGATTCCGGGACGGTCGAACGCGACGGCCTCACCGACCCGTGGCCCGCGCGACCGCACGACCCGCCGGAGACTCCCGAGAACGCGGCCTTCCCCGAGGCCGTCTACGAGAGCTGCCTCACCGACGACCAGGCCGACGCCGTCGCCGCGCTCGAAGCGCTCGCCGACCCCGGCCACGCCGTCGTCGTCGAAGCCGACCGTGGACGAGGCAAGTCGAGCGCCGCGGGCATCGCCGCCGGTGCGCTCGCCGCCGAAGGGAGAGACGTGCTCGTCACCGCGCCGGCGTTCCGGAACGCCCGCGAGGTGTTCGTCCGCGCCGCCGCAGTCGTCGAGTCGATGGGCTGTCGGGCCGACGCCGGCGACGACGACCGGCGAATCGAGACGGTCACCGGCGGGCGAGTGCGGTTCGTTCCACCCGTCGACGCCGTCGACCGACTCGGAGAGGCAGATGGCGACGGCGACCACGGCGGCGACAACCCGGACGTCGTGCTCGTCGACGAGGCGGCGGCGTTCCCCGTCCGCCTGCTCTCGAACGTTCTCGACGCGCCCGCCGTCGGCTTCTTCACCACCGTCCGCGGCTACGAGGGCGCGGGCCGCGGTTTCTCGGTGCGGTTCCGCGACCGACTCGACGACAGCGAGTTCGAGGTGTCGGACGTGACGCTCGCGGAGCCCATCCGCTACGCCGGGGGCGACCCGCTCGAACTCTGGGCGTTCCGCGCGCTGCTGCTCGACGCCCGCCCGCCGGTCGACCAACTCGTCGCGGACGCGACGACCGAATCGGTCGAGTACCGCGCGTTCGACCCCGACGACCTGCTGGCCGACGAGCATCTCCTTCGGGAGGTGTTTGGCCTGCTCGTACTCGCACACTACCGAACCGAGCCGAACGACCTCGCGCGGTTGCTCGACGCGCCGAACCTCTCGGTGCGGGCGTTGCTTCACGACGGCCGCGTCGTCTCCGTCGCGCTGCTGGCCCGCGAGGGCGGGCTCCCGGAGTCGACTCGGCGCGAGATGTACGAGGGCCAGCGCGTCGCGGGCAACATGATTCCCGACGTGCTGACGAGTCAGCTCAGAGACGAAGAAGCGGCGTCGCCGGTCGGTTACCGAGTGCTCCGCATCGCGACGCACCACGCCGTCCGCTCGCGCGGCCTCGGCTCTCGGCTGCTCGCCGACGTTCGAGACGAGTTCGACGAGAGCGCCGATTGGCTCGGCGTCGGCTACGGGGCGACGCCGGAGCTGCTCTCGTTTTGGCGCGAGAACGGCTACCGGACGGTCCACCTCTCGACGACGCGAAACGACACCAGCGGCGAGTACTCCGCGGTCATGTTGCATCCGCTCTCGGCGTCGGGTCGGGCGCTCGCGGAACGACACTCGCGGTGGTTCCGAGACAGGGCGGTCGGCGTCCTCTCGGACCCGCTCCGGGACGCCGACGCCGACGTCGTTCGGGCCACGCTCGGTGCGACCGGTTCGGGTGTCGACCCGACGCTCTCCGACCACGAGTGGCGCGTCGTCGTCGGCGCATCGTACGGACCGGGCCTCTACGTCGCCGCCCCCGGAGCGTTTCGGCGTCTCGCGCTCGCCCACCTCGTCGAGGGCATCGTCGACCTCTCGCCCCGCGCGGAGCGTCTGCTCGTCAGAAAAGTGCTTCAGAGCCACCCGTGGGACGTCGTCGCCGACGAACTCGACTACGTCTCGACTGGGCAGTGCATGCGGGCGCTCGGTGCGGCGTTCCGGCCGCTGGTCGACCGTTACGGCGCGGACGAACCGGTCGTCGCCGAGGAACGGACGCGTTTCTCCGACGGTTCCTGA
- a CDS encoding 5-methyltetrahydropteroyltriglutamate--homocysteine methyltransferase, whose translation MTELVATTPGLYPLPDWAKQRLSELKGHQKGDLISGDEGPEIIDAYEQAREEVVADQRDANLDRVVEGQLRWDDNLAHPLTVHDSVETGGIVRYYDNNNFYRDPRVVDELGFSGDVAAELKATTELLDGDDSLQAVLPGPYSLSDLATDEHYGDEAAFLDAVAEFLAGEVEAFPEHETLFLLEPSLVENAPGDGLDARASEAVDAVAAATDADVVVHSYWGALEEKVYAHLMDADVDAIGFDVVSGDRDQTLYNVNEYGTKDSVALGLVDGQNTLVESPETVRDRIEWVQDQIPAQEFDAVYATSNTELFYLPVNKYREKLTALAEGVALARGEETEVQA comes from the coding sequence ATGACCGAACTCGTAGCCACGACGCCGGGGCTGTATCCGTTGCCCGACTGGGCGAAACAGCGGCTCTCGGAGTTGAAAGGCCACCAGAAAGGCGACCTCATCAGCGGCGACGAGGGGCCCGAAATCATCGACGCGTACGAGCAGGCGCGCGAAGAAGTCGTCGCCGACCAGCGGGACGCGAACCTCGACCGAGTCGTCGAGGGGCAGCTCCGCTGGGACGACAACCTCGCGCACCCGCTGACCGTCCACGACAGCGTCGAGACGGGCGGCATCGTCCGTTACTACGACAACAACAACTTCTACCGCGACCCGCGAGTCGTCGACGAACTCGGCTTCTCCGGCGACGTGGCGGCGGAGCTGAAAGCGACGACGGAGCTGCTCGACGGCGACGACTCGCTGCAGGCGGTCCTGCCCGGTCCGTACTCGCTTTCCGACCTCGCGACCGACGAGCACTACGGCGACGAGGCGGCGTTCCTGGACGCCGTGGCCGAGTTCCTCGCCGGCGAGGTCGAGGCGTTCCCCGAGCACGAGACGCTGTTCTTGCTGGAGCCGTCGCTCGTCGAGAACGCGCCCGGTGACGGCCTCGACGCGCGAGCGAGCGAGGCCGTCGACGCAGTCGCCGCCGCGACGGACGCCGACGTGGTCGTCCACAGCTACTGGGGCGCGCTGGAGGAGAAAGTGTACGCGCACCTGATGGACGCCGACGTCGACGCCATCGGCTTCGACGTGGTGTCGGGCGACCGCGACCAGACGTTGTACAACGTCAACGAGTACGGTACGAAAGACAGCGTCGCGCTCGGCCTCGTCGACGGCCAGAACACGCTCGTCGAATCGCCGGAGACCGTCCGCGACCGCATCGAGTGGGTGCAGGACCAGATTCCGGCACAGGAGTTCGACGCCGTCTACGCGACGAGCAACACCGAGCTGTTCTACCTGCCGGTGAACAAGTATCGAGAGAAGCTGACCGCGCTGGCCGAGGGCGTCGCCCTCGCTCGCGGCGAGGAGACGGAGGTACAAGCATGA
- a CDS encoding DUF456 domain-containing protein, translating to MIEPLGWLALALLVLGVVGSVAPLLPGALTSLAGVYLYWWSTDYGEPGLLAVAGLTLVGLTAMILDYFAGPIAARYGGASTATTLVAATVGFLAFFVAGPPGILLGVAGTVFALEFYRNQDANASFRTALFATAGVLASAAVQVVLTLLMLVAFVLVVFL from the coding sequence ATGATCGAACCGCTCGGATGGCTCGCGCTCGCGCTGTTGGTGCTCGGCGTCGTCGGCAGCGTCGCACCGTTGTTGCCGGGCGCGCTCACGTCGCTCGCGGGAGTGTACCTCTACTGGTGGTCGACGGATTACGGAGAACCCGGCCTCCTCGCGGTGGCGGGCCTCACTCTCGTCGGCCTCACCGCGATGATTCTCGACTACTTCGCCGGCCCTATCGCCGCCCGGTACGGCGGGGCGTCGACGGCGACGACGCTCGTCGCGGCAACCGTCGGCTTTCTGGCGTTCTTCGTCGCCGGGCCACCGGGCATCCTCCTCGGCGTCGCCGGAACCGTCTTCGCGCTCGAATTCTACCGGAATCAGGACGCGAACGCGAGCTTCAGGACCGCGCTGTTCGCGACGGCCGGCGTGTTGGCGTCGGCGGCCGTGCAGGTCGTGTTGACCCTCCTGATGCTCGTCGCGTTCGTCCTCGTCGTGTTTCTCTGA
- a CDS encoding methionine synthase, whose amino-acid sequence MSRDADNRAQFHPENHENDHFLLTTVVGSYPKPKWLNRAKDLSEDEEARFDADNLAEAYDDASEVITHEHERAGLDTVVDGEMRRNEMVEFFAHRIDGYEFNGPVKVWGHNYFDKPSVASEVEYDEPWLVDEFEFTRDVASRPVKVPITGPYTLANWSFNEAYENEEELAYDLADLVNLEIEKLVEAGARYVQIDEPALATTPDDHAIVGECLERIADGIPDEVRIGLHVCYGDYSRIYPELNEFPIDEFDVELCNGDYEQIDVFTEPEFEPDLALGVVDAHTAEVEPVEEIKENIKQGLKVVPPEKLTISPDCGLKLLPRDIAYGKMENMVTAAREVEAELDAGEIDLDAPVPTAD is encoded by the coding sequence ATGAGCCGAGACGCCGACAACAGAGCGCAGTTCCACCCCGAGAACCACGAGAACGACCACTTCCTCCTGACGACGGTCGTGGGGAGTTATCCGAAGCCGAAGTGGCTCAACCGCGCGAAAGACCTCTCGGAGGACGAGGAGGCGCGCTTCGACGCCGACAACCTCGCGGAGGCGTACGACGACGCCTCGGAGGTCATCACCCACGAGCACGAGCGCGCCGGACTCGACACCGTCGTCGACGGCGAGATGCGCAGAAACGAGATGGTCGAGTTCTTCGCGCACCGCATCGACGGCTACGAGTTCAACGGCCCGGTCAAGGTGTGGGGCCACAACTACTTCGACAAGCCGAGCGTCGCGAGCGAGGTCGAGTACGACGAACCGTGGCTGGTCGACGAGTTCGAGTTCACCCGCGACGTCGCCTCCCGGCCGGTCAAGGTCCCCATCACGGGGCCGTACACGCTGGCTAACTGGTCGTTCAACGAGGCGTACGAGAACGAGGAGGAACTCGCGTACGACCTCGCCGACCTCGTCAACCTCGAAATCGAGAAACTCGTCGAAGCGGGCGCGCGCTACGTCCAGATAGACGAGCCCGCGCTGGCGACGACGCCCGACGACCACGCCATCGTCGGCGAGTGTCTCGAACGCATCGCCGACGGCATCCCCGACGAGGTCCGCATCGGCCTGCACGTCTGCTACGGCGACTACTCGCGCATCTACCCCGAACTCAACGAGTTCCCCATCGACGAGTTCGACGTCGAACTCTGCAACGGCGACTACGAGCAGATAGACGTGTTCACCGAACCGGAATTCGAACCGGACCTCGCGCTCGGCGTCGTCGACGCGCACACCGCCGAAGTCGAACCCGTCGAGGAGATAAAAGAGAACATCAAACAGGGGCTGAAGGTCGTTCCGCCGGAGAAACTCACCATCTCGCCGGACTGCGGGCTCAAACTGCTGCCGCGCGACATCGCCTACGGCAAGATGGAGAACATGGTCACGGCGGCCCGCGAAGTCGAGGCGGAACTCGACGCGGGCGAAATCGATCTCGACGCCCCCGTCCCGACCGCCGACTGA
- the rpl7ae gene encoding 50S ribosomal protein L7Ae — protein MPVYVDYEVPADLAERALEALEVARDTGTVKKGTNETTKAIERGNADLVYVAEDVSPEEIVMHLPELADEKGIAYIFVETQDDIGHAAGLEVGSAAAAIVDAGEADEDVEDIASKVEDLQ, from the coding sequence ATGCCAGTTTACGTTGATTACGAAGTTCCGGCCGACCTCGCCGAGCGCGCTCTCGAAGCGCTCGAGGTCGCCCGAGACACCGGTACGGTAAAGAAGGGAACCAACGAGACGACCAAAGCCATCGAGCGCGGCAACGCCGACCTCGTCTACGTCGCCGAAGACGTCTCCCCCGAGGAGATCGTCATGCACCTGCCCGAACTCGCGGACGAGAAGGGCATCGCGTACATCTTCGTCGAGACGCAGGACGACATCGGCCACGCGGCCGGTCTCGAAGTCGGCAGCGCTGCCGCCGCCATCGTCGACGCCGGCGAGGCCGACGAGGACGTCGAAGACATAGCCTCGAAGGTCGAGGACCTGCAGTAA